The Deinococcus sp. KNUC1210 nucleotide sequence ACGCCGCCGAACGCGGGCGCGTGACGCTGGTACTGAACCAGTAGTCTGGCCCCAGCACACTCAGCAGCGACGTGAGACTCAGCAGCTTCATATTCGATGCGGGCGGAAACGCCGCGTCTGCGTCCCGGGTATACAACACCCTCCCGCTGTCCGCGTCGGTCACGAGCAGGCCCACGCGCACCGGAAATCTGGGCGCACGCCGCAGCAGCGCGTCCAGATCGGCTGTCTGTGCCCCGCTCAGGGTGGCAGGCGTGGCCGGAAGCACCACATTCGGCACCTCTGTCTCTGTCAGCGGAGACGAACGCACCAGACCCGCGCCCAGCAACAGCAGGGGCACGAGCACGAGACGGACAGGAAGGCGGCGCATAAGAGGTTGGCATCGAGCGGCACGGGAATGCGTGCGAGGAAGAAAAGCGTCCACTGGGGACGCTGATAGATTCAGGATAGCGTGGTATGCAGCGCACGTCAACTGTATCCAGCGTACTTGGGCAGGCTCTACCATTGAGCCATGCCGCCCCTCCACGATCTGCCGCCGCGTGTGCTGGCGTGGGCCAGCCTTCATCTTCCCGCCGCCGTGCAGGATGTTCAGCAGCTTCCGGGGAGCACCTCGGCCACGCTGCACCGCCTGGAACTTCAGGACGGATCAGCAGCAGTGGTGCGGCAATTCGACAATACCGAGTGGCTGAAAAACGAACCCGATCTGGCGCTGCACGAGGCGCGGAGCCTGGAGCGTGCCGCGCAGGGCCGTGTTTCTACGCCGCACCTGCTGGCCTTCGACGAAACGGGGGCAGCGTGCGGCGTTCCGAGTGTGCTGATGACCTGTCTGCCGGGCGTGGTGGAACTGATCAAACAGCGCGGCGGGTCGGAAGCGAACCCGGTCAATGGAAGCCCAACCTCAGGAGATGACCGGGAATTGGACGGAAGCGGGCTGAATTCACCCGGTCTGGACGGCTGGCTGAGCGAACTGGCAGCGACGCTGGCGCAGCTTCATCAGCTTTCGCCGGACGGTTTCGGCTGGACGTATTTCACGTATCAGGACGTGAGTGCCGTGCAGATACCCGCGTGGTCGAGCGTTCCGGAACTGTGGGCCAGCGCCATTGCCC carries:
- a CDS encoding phosphotransferase family protein → MPPLHDLPPRVLAWASLHLPAAVQDVQQLPGSTSATLHRLELQDGSAAVVRQFDNTEWLKNEPDLALHEARSLERAAQGRVSTPHLLAFDETGAACGVPSVLMTCLPGVVELIKQRGGSEANPVNGSPTSGDDRELDGSGLNSPGLDGWLSELAATLAQLHQLSPDGFGWTYFTYQDVSAVQIPAWSSVPELWASAIALVQQPPPAFVPRFIHRDYHPVNVLWEQGHISGVVDWVNACVGPAGIDVGHCRVNLAQMYGVQAADTFRAAYEQQSGTRHHLYWDVLSLLDMNSGPPRVYPGWPAFGLTGLTDELMAVRLDEYLLSLMAG